In Parus major isolate Abel chromosome 8, Parus_major1.1, whole genome shotgun sequence, a single window of DNA contains:
- the RNASEL gene encoding 2-5A-dependent ribonuclease isoform X2, which produces MEHPAPNQKNISTPASTKAAEVLNSELNLALRNRDKEAVLELLEQGADVNSKADSGWTPLQTAVQIGEEDLVWLLLDRGASLHARKDNGGTAFTVAGVAGNVEILKLLLERGSDINDQDINGFTAFMEAAGHGNEEALRFLYSRGAEVNLRRVTSEEKAKLHKGGATALMDACEERRFSIVKILVQEMRADVNIRDNRGRNALIHALKKDLGRKRYESVVPIVHFLLEHGVDVKSKDECGKTALILAVEMESPELVTALLEKGEIDIDDMDEKGNTALMVAVEKGDHKIAKLLCEKGARTDLGNPIAIAMENRSRSMENLLREYKARFVPETPRAWEPNSKHWRAQLKKLHQMHRPMIGKLKMFPYNQQKIQDGIYLGLHGGTEVAVRITRGTEGDKEKEFFEKCSHCEHLLKLFQSEKEKDCMYLCFPLWEKNLQEHLQEPEGQKDYKAALKMIFQALRELHSLRFAHQDLQPENFVIDLAGKIYLADFGNKRRSIEGQEELVKSDFKALGRLVLYILTEGRKPLQQVGMEDLDPNSPDYVEALDLVQSLSSGDEQGLEGLSKHPYFWSNQKFSFLKTIWNKIKYYPKQKRIFQAVTKKTSPYPEWTKMIDEDVLYIMENPRNANPTQYRNDVIELLRLMRNMDEHKDKGISNKIGDYAEYFLAVFPELTVYVYNSLRQTPMFSHFADFQDPSL; this is translated from the exons ATGGAGCACCCAGCTCCCAACCAGAAGAACATCTCCACCCCTGCCAGCACGAAGGCAGCAGAAGTCCTTAACTCCGAGCTAAATCTTGCTCTGAGGAACAGGGATAAAGAGGccgtgctggagctgctggagcaagggGCAGATGTGAATTCCAAGGCAGACAGTGGCTGGACACCCCTGCAGACCGCGGTGCAAATCGGTGAGGAGGATCTGGTCTGGCTTCTGCTGGACAGGGGAGCTTCTCTGCACGCCAGGAAGGACAATGGTGGCACTGCATTTACTGTGGCAGGGGTAGCAGGGAACGTGGAGATCCTGAAGCTCCTCCTGGAGCGCGGCTCAGACATTAACGACCAGGACATCAATGGCTTCACAGCTTTCATGGAGGCTGCGGGGCATGGGAATGAGGAAGCCTTGAGGTTCCTGtacagcagaggagcagaggtgAATTTGAGGAGGGTGACCAGCGAGGAGAAAGCCAAGCTGCACAAAGGAGGTGCCACGGCCCTGATGGACGCTTGCGAGGAGCGCCGATTCTCCATTGTGAAAATCCTGGTCCAGGAGATGAGGGCTGATGTGAACATCCGTGACAACAGAGGCAGGAACGCCTTGATCCACGCCCTAAAGAAGGATTTGGGCAGAAAAAGGTACGAGTCAGTTGTGCCCATAGTTCATTTCCTGCTGGAGCACGGTGTGGATGTGAAGAGCAAAGATGAGTGTGGGAAAACCGCCCTCATCCTGGCTGTTGAAATGGAGAGCCCGGAGCTGGTGACAGCTTTGTTGGAGAAGGGCGAGATAGAcattgatgacatggatgagaaGGGCAACACAGCCCTGATGGTGGCTGTGGAGAAAGGTGATCACAAAATagcaaagctgctgtgtgaaAAGGGAGCGAGGACTGATCTTGGGAACCCGATTGCAATTGCAATGGAAAATCGTTCTCGAAGCATGGAAAACCTTCTCCGTGAGTACAAGGCCAGGTTTGTTCCAGAAACCCCCAGGGCGTGGGAGCCAAACAGCAAACACTGGAGAGCCCAGCTGAAAAAACTTCATCAAATGCATCGCCCCATGATTGGCAAACTGAAGATGTTTCCATACAACCAGCAGAAAATTCAGGATGGCATCTACCTCGGGCTCCACGGAGGGACAGAGGTAGCAGTGAGAATAACCCGCGGCACAGAGGGTGACAAAGAGAAAGAGTTCTTTGAAAAATGTTCTCACTGCGAACATCTGCTGAAGCTCTTCCagtctgagaaggaaaaagattgCATGTACTTGTGCTTCCCACTCTGGGAGAAAAACCTCCAGGAACACCTGCAGGAGCCTGAAGGCCAAAAGGATTACAAAGCTGCTCTGAAGATGATCTTCCAGGCACTGAGAGAGCTGCACTCCCTCAGATTTGCTCACCAGGACCTACAGCCCGAGAACTTCGTAATAG ATTTAGCCGGCAAAATTTACTTGGCGGACTTTGGTAATAAAAGAAGGTCGATTGAAGGCCAAGAAGAGCTTGTAAAGTCAGATTTTAAG GCCCTGGGCAGGCTCGTGCTCTACATTTTAACAGAGGGCAGGAAACCTCTCCAGCAAGTTGGAATGGAGGATTTGGATCCCAATTCCCCAGATTATGTGGAGGCTCTGGACCTTGTGCAAAGCTTGTCTTCTGGTGATGAACAAGGCTTGGAAGGGTTGAGCAAACATCCCTATTTCTGGAGCAATCAGAA GTTCAGCTTCCTGAAGACTATatggaataaaatcaaatattacccaaagcaaaaaaggatttttcaagCTGTCACTAAGAAAACTTCTCCTTATCCAGAGTGGACCAAAATG ATCGACGAAGATGTTTTATATATCATGGAAAATCCTAGGAATGCAAACCCTACCCAATACAGAAATGATGTCATAGAGCTCCTGAGGCTCATGAGAAACATGGATGAACACAAAGACAAAGG gATCAGCAACAAAATAGGAGACTATGCTGAGTATTTCCTGGCAGTTTTTCCAGAGCTCACAGTCTATGTGTACAACAGTTTACGCCAGACCCCCATGTTCAGTCACTTTGCAGACTTCCAGGACCCTTCTCTGTAG
- the RNASEL gene encoding 2-5A-dependent ribonuclease isoform X1 produces MEHPAPNQKNISTPASTKAAEVLNSELNLALRNRDKEAVLELLEQGADVNSKADSGWTPLQTAVQIGEEDLVWLLLDRGASLHARKDNGGTAFTVAGVAGNVEILKLLLERGSDINDQDINGFTAFMEAAGHGNEEALRFLYSRGAEVNLRRVTSEEKAKLHKGGATALMDACEERRFSIVKILVQEMRADVNIRDNRGRNALIHALKKDLGRKRYESVVPIVHFLLEHGVDVKSKDECGKTALILAVEMESPELVTALLEKGEIDIDDMDEKGNTALMVAVEKGDHKIAKLLCEKGARTDLGNPIAIAMENRSRSMENLLREYKARFVPETPRAWEPNSKHWRAQLKKLHQMHRPMIGKLKMFPYNQQKIQDGIYLGLHGGTEVAVRITRGTEGDKEKEFFEKCSHCEHLLKLFQSEKEKDCMYLCFPLWEKNLQEHLQEPEGQKDYKAALKMIFQALRELHSLRFAHQDLQPENFVIDLAGKIYLADFGNKRRSIEGQEELVKSDFKALGRLVLYILTEGRKPLQQVGMEDLDPNSPDYVEALDLVQSLSSGDEQGLEGLSKHPYFWSNQNRFSFLKTIWNKIKYYPKQKRIFQAVTKKTSPYPEWTKMIDEDVLYIMENPRNANPTQYRNDVIELLRLMRNMDEHKDKGISNKIGDYAEYFLAVFPELTVYVYNSLRQTPMFSHFADFQDPSL; encoded by the exons ATGGAGCACCCAGCTCCCAACCAGAAGAACATCTCCACCCCTGCCAGCACGAAGGCAGCAGAAGTCCTTAACTCCGAGCTAAATCTTGCTCTGAGGAACAGGGATAAAGAGGccgtgctggagctgctggagcaagggGCAGATGTGAATTCCAAGGCAGACAGTGGCTGGACACCCCTGCAGACCGCGGTGCAAATCGGTGAGGAGGATCTGGTCTGGCTTCTGCTGGACAGGGGAGCTTCTCTGCACGCCAGGAAGGACAATGGTGGCACTGCATTTACTGTGGCAGGGGTAGCAGGGAACGTGGAGATCCTGAAGCTCCTCCTGGAGCGCGGCTCAGACATTAACGACCAGGACATCAATGGCTTCACAGCTTTCATGGAGGCTGCGGGGCATGGGAATGAGGAAGCCTTGAGGTTCCTGtacagcagaggagcagaggtgAATTTGAGGAGGGTGACCAGCGAGGAGAAAGCCAAGCTGCACAAAGGAGGTGCCACGGCCCTGATGGACGCTTGCGAGGAGCGCCGATTCTCCATTGTGAAAATCCTGGTCCAGGAGATGAGGGCTGATGTGAACATCCGTGACAACAGAGGCAGGAACGCCTTGATCCACGCCCTAAAGAAGGATTTGGGCAGAAAAAGGTACGAGTCAGTTGTGCCCATAGTTCATTTCCTGCTGGAGCACGGTGTGGATGTGAAGAGCAAAGATGAGTGTGGGAAAACCGCCCTCATCCTGGCTGTTGAAATGGAGAGCCCGGAGCTGGTGACAGCTTTGTTGGAGAAGGGCGAGATAGAcattgatgacatggatgagaaGGGCAACACAGCCCTGATGGTGGCTGTGGAGAAAGGTGATCACAAAATagcaaagctgctgtgtgaaAAGGGAGCGAGGACTGATCTTGGGAACCCGATTGCAATTGCAATGGAAAATCGTTCTCGAAGCATGGAAAACCTTCTCCGTGAGTACAAGGCCAGGTTTGTTCCAGAAACCCCCAGGGCGTGGGAGCCAAACAGCAAACACTGGAGAGCCCAGCTGAAAAAACTTCATCAAATGCATCGCCCCATGATTGGCAAACTGAAGATGTTTCCATACAACCAGCAGAAAATTCAGGATGGCATCTACCTCGGGCTCCACGGAGGGACAGAGGTAGCAGTGAGAATAACCCGCGGCACAGAGGGTGACAAAGAGAAAGAGTTCTTTGAAAAATGTTCTCACTGCGAACATCTGCTGAAGCTCTTCCagtctgagaaggaaaaagattgCATGTACTTGTGCTTCCCACTCTGGGAGAAAAACCTCCAGGAACACCTGCAGGAGCCTGAAGGCCAAAAGGATTACAAAGCTGCTCTGAAGATGATCTTCCAGGCACTGAGAGAGCTGCACTCCCTCAGATTTGCTCACCAGGACCTACAGCCCGAGAACTTCGTAATAG ATTTAGCCGGCAAAATTTACTTGGCGGACTTTGGTAATAAAAGAAGGTCGATTGAAGGCCAAGAAGAGCTTGTAAAGTCAGATTTTAAG GCCCTGGGCAGGCTCGTGCTCTACATTTTAACAGAGGGCAGGAAACCTCTCCAGCAAGTTGGAATGGAGGATTTGGATCCCAATTCCCCAGATTATGTGGAGGCTCTGGACCTTGTGCAAAGCTTGTCTTCTGGTGATGAACAAGGCTTGGAAGGGTTGAGCAAACATCCCTATTTCTGGAGCAATCAGAA CAGGTTCAGCTTCCTGAAGACTATatggaataaaatcaaatattacccaaagcaaaaaaggatttttcaagCTGTCACTAAGAAAACTTCTCCTTATCCAGAGTGGACCAAAATG ATCGACGAAGATGTTTTATATATCATGGAAAATCCTAGGAATGCAAACCCTACCCAATACAGAAATGATGTCATAGAGCTCCTGAGGCTCATGAGAAACATGGATGAACACAAAGACAAAGG gATCAGCAACAAAATAGGAGACTATGCTGAGTATTTCCTGGCAGTTTTTCCAGAGCTCACAGTCTATGTGTACAACAGTTTACGCCAGACCCCCATGTTCAGTCACTTTGCAGACTTCCAGGACCCTTCTCTGTAG